A single region of the Carassius gibelio isolate Cgi1373 ecotype wild population from Czech Republic chromosome A14, carGib1.2-hapl.c, whole genome shotgun sequence genome encodes:
- the LOC128027496 gene encoding uncharacterized protein LOC128027496, with protein sequence MLAVHRALKYFLPDLRGHHVLLIASGLPTEVVETPTLQSRAPSTRKLYALRLKPFSSWCRDRQLDPVNCPVGTVLEFLQARLSAGLTHSTLKVYVVAIAAYHVPFNGQSVGRHPLVTRFLHGALRLRPPVRSRVPPWDLVVVLEALCKAPFEPIHEYYWQAPSVAPTYLDFAPGMAKAFLYPRAGYIPKVPSVTPQPIVLQAFCPPPFREPDQVKLNCMCPVRGLDAYVHRADVEKT encoded by the exons atgctagctgtgcatcgagcattgaaatatttcctcccagacctgagaggtcaccatgtgttg ctcatagcttccggtctcccaaccgaggttgttgagacccccacactccaatccagagctccctctacgaggaaactgtacgccctaaggttgaaacccttctcctcatggtgcagagaccgccagcttgaccctgttaactgcccagttggtacagttctggagtttctccaagctaggctctctgcggggttaactcactccaccttaaaggtgtacgtggtggccatagctgcttaccacgtccctttcaatggtcagtcagtgggtagacaccccctagttacacgtttcctccacggtgcgctgaggctgagacctccagtacggtcccgtgttcccccctgggacttggttgtggtgttagaggctctttgtaaagctccatttgagccgattcatgaatattactggCAGGCCCCCTCTgtggcccctacctacttagactttgcccctggtatggccaaagcatttttataccctcgagcgggttacattcctaaagttccctctgttacgccacaacccatagtactgcaggccttctgtcctcctccctttcgggagccagaccaggtgaagctaaattgtatgtgtccagttcgaggactggacgcatacgtccacagagctgatgtggagaaaacctga